TTCTGAAAAGCAGCGAAGTGGCCTGTCCTATGCCACCGGTAAATGTAAAGGCGATGCTCACCTGCAGGGAATGGGGGGCGCTTTCTGCAACCAGCGAAGTGGCAGTAAGCGTTGGCAGGTTGTTCGTTTTAGTTGTACTCTTATCGGTAGTAGTGCTGGGGCCAGGCTGGGGCGTAAGTTGGGCTTGGGGCTTGCGTTTTGGTGTTGCCTTTTTTGCGCTTTTAGCCATGGGAAGGGTTTTTTAATGCATTAAAGCTACAAAAGAGAACGCGGGTAAACCCGCGTACAATCACCTTTTTATAAAGGTTTTTTTCACATCGGCACAGTCCGCTGCCGTTAGTATACGACGTGAGCATTAAATTAAAAATACCCTGTTCGTGTTATTTTTGGTCAGGCTCTTCCTTCTCTTCCCGCTCATACTTCTGTATCGCCATGTTCAATCTTTTATGGATCCGTGACTTCAGGATGCGCGGAGCCAGTACTTTCATACATTCGCCAAAACCAAGGATCTCCCGCTCCAGTTCAAAGTTCAACACCACTTCAATCCTGATAATAATCCCCTGGTCAGTTTCCTTCAGCAATGTCTGGGAATGATGGAGGGGTTTTGTCAACACATAGGGCGCATTGTATTTGTCAATAAACAACACCACTCTGCTGGCTTTGTCGCTTTCGTTTTTAGTAACCCCTATCAGGTTATCAAAATAGCTGTCAAAATCAATTCCATCATGGTCATCGAACGGCTCTTTGGCCAGCTCCTGAAATTCTATAATGCGGTCGAGCGCCATGGTAAGTAAGAGTTTCCGCTTTTTATTCCGGGCTATCAGGAACCACCGGTTGCGGTATTCCTTCAGCAAATAAGGATAACAAATAATATGTTGGGAAGCGGCCGCTTTAAATGACTTGTATTCTACCAGCAACGATTTTTTATTCAGGATAAACTGGTAGAGTGGATTGATATGCTCCAGTCCCTTCAGCAAATGGTTTCCTTCAAATTGAATGCAATTGCGTCCCTGGTTAGTAGTACGCTGCAGGTTATTTTCCAGGCGGGCGATCATGTCGCTCATTTCATCGAAATAGGTAAACCCATTGAACTGCTTCAACACCCCCACGATCTCCTTCATTTTCTCTACGTCGGCCTGATTCACCGGGGCATTGGTAATGCTGAATTCAGGATCGCTGTAGGAATAGAATTTTCTGTCAACAACAACAATAGGCGCATTGTAACCCAGTTTATCACTGCGCATTATCTGAATATCGGCCTGAATGGTGCGCTTGCTCACCCCGGTGGTGATACCTTCCATTTCGTACAGCACATCCGCTACTTTTATAATCAGGTCGTCCAGGGTCCATTTACGATACCTGTTACGCAGGCAATCATCGATGGTTTTATAACGTATAAGGGCCAGTTTATTTATCGACATAGCATTGGTTGGGGCAGTAAAAATAATATACGGGTTTTTATTACGCAATACACTTGCGCAGATTGCCCTTATTTTTTTTAAATAGAAATTATTTTGAGCGTTAATTCCGTGTTAACCATACAATTAAAAGCAGCAGGCGAAAATAATTTATCACTGCGCAATTGGGCTGCGTGATGCTGCGTGCATATTTGCTCTATCAAATTCATGGTCAAGAAAAAGTTACTTCAGCCGTTTTTTATAACAAAACTATTTCAATTACCGTTTTTGATTATCCGGAGCAGTAGCTCAGTTGGTAGAGCAAAGAAAAGTTTTAAAATTACCACCGGGTCAATTCAAATTTACTTCAAATTGGCATACTGTCCGCAAGGGCAGACCTGGTTCGAATCCAGCCCGTTTGAAAATTATCGTGGTCAATTAACGCTTACTGCCTTACTTGGGTCGTTGGTTCGATTCCAACCTGCTTCGCTAAACTATGGTCAATTGTTGCTTACTACAATTCACTTTTTGGATAAAGCCCAGCAACAAAATTATCAGGTTTTTAAATTAAGTACTATGAATCCTTTATTAACAGTCAGCATTCGTCAAAAGGCAATCTATATCCCCGAAGGGGCCATCATCAACAACTATGAGTCCATTACCCGAAACACGGGCTTATTAGTAGCCAATTTAACCAGCCTGGGTTATGGGGTTTCTGAATCGTTGCTGAAAACTTTAAATAATACCGCACCGGGGTTTCAGTTAACCCTGCTGGAAATGCTGCGTGATGTAACCGGTGTGAACAAGAACTGGACGCCGCTGACAAAAGACTGGCTGGTACCAACCGGTGAATCATTTGCAGATCATTTAGCTACCTGGTTTGCCAATATTTATAAAATCAAAGGGACTGTGCTGCCTTGCGGACATAATATCCCCGATGGAACCTTTCCATTGCACCGCTATAATGGCTGCCCATTCTGCGGTAAACCTTTTGAATTTGGTGACATTGAAAATTTCAAACAGGGAAGCAAACAGAAAATACTGGAATTATGGTCATCAAAAGATGCTGCCGATTTCCTGACCGACCTGTTATCGTCTAAAACAGCGTTGGATGCTACCCAAATGGATAGCCTGAAAATCCTGTTGGCAGAATTGCCTTTACCTGCAGTATCTGTAGGTATGAAGGAAACGTTGATGGCCGTAATAGATATTTATATCACCCGCAACGAGGCGGAAAAAGCACAGGCATTATTCACCTCACCTGCCGA
The Niastella koreensis GR20-10 genome window above contains:
- a CDS encoding helix-turn-helix transcriptional regulator — encoded protein: MSINKLALIRYKTIDDCLRNRYRKWTLDDLIIKVADVLYEMEGITTGVSKRTIQADIQIMRSDKLGYNAPIVVVDRKFYSYSDPEFSITNAPVNQADVEKMKEIVGVLKQFNGFTYFDEMSDMIARLENNLQRTTNQGRNCIQFEGNHLLKGLEHINPLYQFILNKKSLLVEYKSFKAAASQHIICYPYLLKEYRNRWFLIARNKKRKLLLTMALDRIIEFQELAKEPFDDHDGIDFDSYFDNLIGVTKNESDKASRVVLFIDKYNAPYVLTKPLHHSQTLLKETDQGIIIRIEVVLNFELEREILGFGECMKVLAPRILKSRIHKRLNMAIQKYEREEKEEPDQK